One Gammaproteobacteria bacterium genomic window carries:
- a CDS encoding type II toxin-antitoxin system mRNA interferase toxin, RelE/StbE family: MWEIYEHRKAIKQLEALPMDILKRYEKWKDIVLISGPEGLRAISGFRDEALRGEWQGHRSSRLNIQYRVIYRVVREKVLVQVVSVTPHDYRSK; the protein is encoded by the coding sequence ATGTGGGAGATATACGAGCACAGGAAGGCCATAAAGCAACTGGAGGCGCTTCCTATGGATATCCTCAAGCGTTACGAGAAATGGAAGGATATCGTTTTAATCAGCGGCCCAGAGGGGTTAAGGGCCATCTCAGGATTCAGAGACGAAGCTCTAAGAGGTGAATGGCAGGGGCACCGATCTTCCCGTCTCAATATTCAGTATCGTGTGATTTACCGGGTGGTGAGAGAAAAGGTTCTGGTGCAGGTAGTCAGCGTGACTCCACATGATTATCGGAGCAAGTGA
- a CDS encoding elongation factor-1 alpha, translated as MNASRPAYHHPFFSELPRHLKVLYSMILLILGLGYLFAVIQIFEVHAGADGKPGLSVRDIQIAYAGTPDNSRLERRCAADVAMASPEQIQQIIAWVRTGADEAEFNQDIQPILQAKCQLCHASRDPSLGSYAEVRPLTAADGGVSIGALVRVSHVHLFGMTFIFAFLGLIFSHAYVRQRHRKSILIALPSSRSSSTSVPGG; from the coding sequence ATGAACGCCAGCCGCCCCGCCTATCACCACCCGTTCTTCTCCGAACTGCCGCGCCACCTCAAGGTGCTCTACAGCATGATCCTGCTGATCCTGGGCCTCGGCTACCTGTTTGCCGTGATCCAGATCTTCGAGGTGCACGCGGGTGCGGACGGCAAACCCGGCCTGTCGGTGCGCGACATCCAGATCGCCTATGCCGGTACGCCGGACAACAGCCGGCTGGAACGGCGCTGCGCGGCCGATGTCGCCATGGCGAGCCCCGAGCAGATCCAGCAGATCATCGCTTGGGTGCGCACGGGCGCGGACGAAGCGGAATTCAATCAGGATATCCAGCCGATCCTGCAGGCGAAGTGCCAGCTCTGCCATGCCAGCAGGGATCCCTCGCTGGGGAGCTACGCCGAGGTCAGGCCGCTCACGGCGGCAGACGGCGGCGTGTCCATCGGCGCGCTGGTGCGCGTGTCGCACGTGCATCTGTTCGGCATGACCTTCATCTTCGCATTCCTCGGCCTGATCTTCAGCCATGCCTATGTCCGGCAGCGCCATCGCAAGTCGATCCTGATCGCGCTGCCTTCCTCGCGATCTTCGTCGACATCGGTTCCTGGTGGCTGA